In Prosthecochloris sp. GSB1, the following proteins share a genomic window:
- a CDS encoding nucleoside deaminase: MELSWHMEQALREAIKAYEKKEVPVGAVVFDAAGRIVGRGYNQVEALSDATAHAEMIALTAAMATLGSKYLDDCTLAVTLEPCPMCAGAIVNAKVGRLVFGAYDPKMGACGTVMNITGAKTLNHQPEVYGGILEHKALCLLQEFFRGLREK, from the coding sequence ATGGAGCTTTCCTGGCATATGGAGCAGGCCTTGCGCGAGGCGATCAAGGCCTATGAAAAAAAAGAGGTGCCTGTCGGCGCCGTCGTGTTCGACGCGGCCGGGCGTATCGTCGGCAGGGGATACAACCAGGTCGAAGCGCTTTCGGATGCGACCGCGCATGCCGAAATGATCGCCCTGACGGCGGCTATGGCGACTCTCGGCAGCAAGTATCTCGACGACTGCACTCTTGCCGTCACGCTCGAACCCTGCCCGATGTGCGCCGGGGCGATCGTCAACGCCAAGGTCGGCCGCCTGGTATTCGGCGCCTATGATCCCAAGATGGGGGCGTGCGGCACGGTCATGAATATTACCGGGGCGAAAACGCTCAATCATCAGCCCGAGGTCTACGGCGGGATTCTCGAACACAAGGCGCTCTGCCTGTTGCAGGAGTTTTTCAGGGGACTGAGGGAGAAATAG
- the sucC gene encoding ADP-forming succinate--CoA ligase subunit beta, with protein sequence MNIHEYQGKDILRRFGVSVPKGIVAFSAEEAKQAAIQLFEEQDCKVVVVKAQIHAGGRGKAGGVKLAKSPEEAFDIARQMLGATLVTHQTGPEGKEVRRLLVEEGMNIEKEYYVGITLDRSTSNNVLMVSTEGGMEIEKVAEETPEKLLKIQIHPLHGLQGFQARQAAFFLGLEGDKFKNAVKFITALCNAYDAIDASLAEINPLVVTTEGRVLALDAKINFDSSALFRHKDFLELRDTSEEDPFEVEASKSNLNYVRLDGNVGCMVNGAGLAMATMDMIQLAGGKPANFLDVGGGASPETVEEGFKIIMSDKNVKAILINIFGGIVRCDRVAGGVIEAAKKVGLDLPVIVRLEGTNAEIAQKMLDESGLNLIAANGLREAAQKVNQALAG encoded by the coding sequence ATGAATATTCACGAGTATCAAGGTAAGGATATACTCCGCCGTTTCGGCGTTTCCGTACCGAAAGGCATTGTCGCTTTTTCAGCCGAAGAGGCAAAGCAGGCCGCAATCCAGCTCTTCGAGGAGCAGGATTGCAAGGTCGTGGTCGTCAAGGCCCAGATTCACGCCGGAGGGAGAGGAAAAGCTGGCGGAGTCAAGCTTGCCAAATCTCCCGAGGAAGCCTTCGATATCGCTCGCCAGATGCTCGGAGCGACGCTCGTAACGCACCAGACCGGCCCCGAAGGCAAGGAGGTCAGGCGCCTGCTTGTCGAGGAAGGCATGAATATCGAAAAAGAGTACTATGTCGGCATTACGCTGGACCGTTCCACCTCGAACAATGTGCTGATGGTTTCGACAGAAGGGGGCATGGAGATAGAAAAAGTCGCCGAGGAAACCCCGGAAAAACTCCTAAAGATCCAGATTCATCCGTTGCACGGCCTCCAGGGCTTTCAGGCCCGCCAAGCGGCTTTCTTCCTCGGTCTCGAAGGAGACAAGTTCAAGAACGCCGTCAAATTCATCACCGCGCTCTGCAACGCCTATGACGCTATCGACGCTTCGCTCGCCGAAATCAATCCCCTGGTCGTTACGACCGAAGGCCGGGTGCTCGCGCTCGACGCCAAAATCAATTTCGATTCCAGCGCGCTCTTTCGCCACAAGGATTTTCTCGAACTCCGTGACACAAGTGAAGAAGATCCATTCGAGGTCGAGGCGTCCAAGTCTAACCTCAACTATGTCCGTCTCGACGGCAACGTAGGCTGCATGGTCAACGGAGCAGGGCTTGCAATGGCAACCATGGACATGATCCAGCTCGCCGGCGGCAAACCCGCCAACTTCCTCGACGTGGGCGGAGGTGCGAGCCCCGAAACGGTGGAAGAAGGATTCAAGATCATCATGAGCGACAAGAACGTCAAGGCGATCCTGATCAATATTTTCGGTGGCATCGTCCGCTGCGACCGCGTGGCCGGAGGCGTAATCGAAGCCGCGAAAAAGGTTGGCCTCGACCTTCCGGTGATCGTGCGTCTCGAAGGCACCAACGCCGAAATCGCCCAGAAAATGCTCGACGAATCGGGGCTGAACCTCATCGCGGCCAACGGCCTTCGCGAGGCCGCGCAGAAGGTCAACCAGGCGCTCGCCGGCTGA
- a CDS encoding glutathione synthase, whose protein sequence is MKIGFIVNDVMTELAGYTTIRLAMSAVNRGHETWIMGVGDLAFDTDEKIKALARSVTGKKYKLTETFLKEVQGKKARRERVIIDDLDVLMLRNDPSTDIVTRPWAQSAGFIFGRIAMRHGVIVLNHPNSLANSLNKMYFQLFPEEVRPTTIITMDKSEIRRFAREMGGNIVLKPLQGSGGQNVFLVRKDDLSNLNQIVEAVSRDGYVIAQEYLKQAEHGDTRLFLMNGQPLKHNGKYAAFRRIRQGDDLRSNVHAGGRIAPANITDTHLRIAEIVRPKIVQDGMFLVGLDIVGDKLMEINVFSPGGLGSAQKLEKVNFSQAVIEALERKVDYMKYYRKNFDNIEMNTL, encoded by the coding sequence ATGAAAATCGGGTTTATCGTCAACGACGTCATGACCGAACTGGCCGGTTACACCACGATTCGTCTCGCCATGTCGGCCGTTAACAGGGGGCATGAAACATGGATCATGGGGGTGGGTGATCTCGCTTTCGATACCGACGAGAAAATCAAGGCGCTGGCCCGTTCGGTGACCGGCAAGAAATACAAGCTCACGGAGACCTTCCTCAAGGAGGTGCAGGGCAAAAAGGCGCGGAGGGAGCGCGTGATCATCGACGATCTCGACGTGCTCATGCTTCGTAACGATCCCTCAACCGATATCGTCACGCGTCCCTGGGCGCAGTCGGCGGGGTTTATTTTCGGGCGTATCGCCATGCGCCACGGGGTCATCGTGCTCAATCATCCCAACAGCCTGGCGAACTCCCTGAACAAGATGTATTTCCAGCTTTTCCCGGAAGAGGTCAGGCCGACGACGATCATAACGATGGACAAGAGCGAGATTCGGCGTTTCGCCAGGGAGATGGGCGGCAATATCGTGCTCAAGCCGTTGCAGGGTTCCGGTGGCCAGAACGTTTTCCTTGTTCGCAAAGACGACCTTTCGAATCTCAACCAGATCGTCGAGGCGGTTAGCCGCGACGGCTACGTCATAGCGCAGGAATACCTCAAACAGGCCGAGCACGGTGATACCCGGCTGTTCCTCATGAACGGCCAGCCTCTGAAGCATAACGGGAAATACGCCGCGTTCCGCCGCATCAGGCAGGGCGACGACCTGAGGAGCAACGTCCATGCAGGTGGGCGGATCGCTCCTGCCAACATCACCGATACCCATCTGCGTATCGCCGAGATCGTCAGGCCGAAAATCGTGCAGGACGGGATGTTCCTCGTCGGTCTCGATATCGTCGGCGACAAACTCATGGAAATCAACGTTTTCAGCCCAGGGGGCCTTGGCAGCGCTCAAAAACTGGAAAAAGTCAATTTCTCGCAGGCCGTTATCGAGGCGCTCGAACGCAAGGTGGATTACATGAAGTATTACAGGAAGAATTTCGACAACATAGAGATGAACACCCTCTGA
- a CDS encoding flavohemoglobin expression-modulating QEGLA motif protein produces MGTRRHRDTPCGIDDEAIEYVRERLVRGKAVRQSVGCDGFIHIDRQLPFMVLYRRPETWRDEGTANLVRGEASYLIASNASSARQGLAKLVRAVIGALGSRNDAFLVIELWSARHGGPIERRNEDGHPSRPAFRIMASNRRPPTATIDALAKALRSIRVNKQRAHVEVQLEHGRTPRSLKPLLTVSDAGKLNCYFIGLEVEPCFRDSMTGELYPLVLRSLHRGFSRSLRMAFFEFANTMTTYRPANYHVFGRRAVVRAVREVDRKLAEISQAFDLILLVTPINIEKAWFQFRNSRFEKMPMLYYRPLSVDPAVMKGRLFRIGLESVEDPTLALLFRQKRQELDRRLSMLLDRGKREFLYGSMQLFGGVDEPLKSAALEILERIPPHAHDEPMKHFASAVDLAARAGEVLAEYRSMHDGMTASIEIRDDILGLMVSSGNLFIGKDSRVSEGRVDALIHHEVSTHILTYHNGYSQPFHQLYCGLAGYDGLQEGLAVLAEYLSGGFSRNRLRLLAGRVIAAHQLTEGASFVETYRRLNRGYGFNQRTAFTIAIRIYRGGGLTKDAVYLRGLIELLDYLKTGGELDPLFVGKIAIEHIPLIRELQYREVLGPTPLTPLYLGRPGVDQKIQKLKKGLSPLDLVERR; encoded by the coding sequence ATGGGAACGAGACGGCATCGGGACACGCCCTGCGGGATAGACGACGAGGCGATAGAATACGTCAGGGAGCGGCTTGTCAGGGGCAAGGCCGTCAGGCAGTCCGTGGGCTGTGACGGATTCATCCATATCGATCGGCAGCTCCCGTTCATGGTGCTCTACCGCCGGCCTGAAACCTGGCGTGATGAAGGGACGGCAAACCTCGTCAGAGGCGAGGCGTCCTACCTGATCGCTTCAAACGCATCCTCGGCGAGGCAGGGACTCGCGAAACTCGTCAGGGCGGTCATCGGGGCCCTGGGCAGCAGGAACGACGCGTTTCTCGTCATTGAACTCTGGTCGGCCCGTCATGGGGGCCCGATCGAGCGCCGCAATGAAGACGGCCATCCATCGAGGCCCGCTTTCAGGATCATGGCTTCGAACAGGCGGCCTCCGACGGCGACAATCGACGCCCTCGCTAAAGCGCTCCGTTCTATCCGGGTCAACAAGCAGCGGGCGCACGTCGAGGTTCAGCTTGAACACGGCAGAACGCCCAGGTCGCTCAAGCCGTTGCTTACCGTTTCCGACGCGGGAAAACTGAACTGCTATTTCATCGGGCTCGAAGTGGAACCCTGCTTCCGCGACAGCATGACCGGCGAGCTGTATCCGCTTGTTCTCAGAAGCCTCCACCGAGGCTTTTCCCGATCGCTCAGGATGGCGTTTTTCGAGTTCGCCAACACCATGACCACCTATCGACCGGCGAACTACCATGTTTTCGGAAGGCGCGCCGTCGTGCGGGCCGTTCGCGAGGTCGACCGGAAGCTGGCAGAGATAAGTCAGGCGTTCGATCTCATTCTGCTCGTCACCCCGATCAATATAGAGAAGGCGTGGTTCCAGTTCAGGAACTCACGTTTCGAAAAAATGCCGATGCTTTACTACCGGCCGCTTTCAGTGGATCCGGCCGTCATGAAAGGCCGACTTTTCCGGATTGGCCTGGAGAGCGTCGAGGATCCCACGCTTGCCCTGCTGTTTCGTCAGAAGCGCCAGGAACTCGACCGGCGGCTATCGATGCTGCTCGATCGTGGGAAGCGCGAATTTCTCTATGGAAGCATGCAGCTTTTCGGCGGTGTCGACGAGCCGTTGAAGTCTGCCGCGCTCGAAATTCTCGAACGCATTCCGCCCCATGCGCATGACGAACCGATGAAACATTTCGCTTCCGCCGTCGACCTCGCCGCGCGTGCAGGGGAGGTGCTTGCCGAATACCGGAGCATGCACGACGGCATGACGGCCTCGATCGAAATCAGGGACGACATTCTCGGGCTGATGGTTTCTTCCGGAAACCTGTTCATCGGCAAGGACAGCAGGGTTTCGGAAGGAAGAGTGGACGCATTGATTCATCATGAGGTCAGTACGCACATACTGACCTACCACAACGGATATTCGCAGCCGTTTCACCAGCTTTACTGCGGCCTTGCGGGTTATGACGGCCTGCAGGAAGGGCTTGCCGTGCTTGCCGAGTATCTATCCGGCGGGTTCAGCCGCAACCGGCTGCGCCTGCTCGCAGGCAGGGTGATCGCGGCGCATCAGTTGACGGAGGGGGCCTCTTTCGTCGAAACCTACAGGAGGCTCAACCGGGGTTACGGTTTCAACCAGCGCACGGCGTTCACGATTGCGATCCGGATTTACAGAGGTGGAGGATTGACCAAGGATGCCGTATATTTGCGCGGCCTTATCGAATTGCTCGACTACCTCAAAACCGGGGGGGAGCTGGATCCGCTGTTCGTCGGCAAGATCGCTATCGAGCATATTCCGCTGATCAGGGAGCTCCAGTATCGCGAGGTGCTCGGGCCGACTCCTCTGACACCCCTCTATCTCGGGCGGCCCGGTGTCGACCAGAAGATTCAGAAACTAAAAAAAGGCTTGTCGCCACTCGATCTCGTAGAAAGGAGGTAA